GAGCCGAAGGTCAAGAACAAGGGGAAGACGTACGTCGTCGAGTTGAAAGAGGGAAGTAAATTCCAGAACGGCGACCCCGTGGCCCCTGAGGACGTGAAATACTCGTTCGAAGCACCAATCAAGGAGGAAACGGAGAACGCCGCGGAGTTGAACATGATCGACTCCATCTCGACGAGTGGAGACCGAACGATTCAGTTCGACCTCAAATACCCGTACGCACCCTTCAACAACGTATTGACGTGGTCCGTTGTTCCCAAGAAGGTTCGCGAGAAGGACAAAAAGAAGTTCAACAAGAAAAAGCCCGTCGGTTCGGGACCCTTCAAATTCGATAGTTGGCAAGAAGGGAAGATGGCCAAAATCTCCCGATGGGAAGATTATTGGGACGAGCCGAAACCGAATCTCGCCGAAGTCGAGTACAAGCCAGTCGAAGAACCGACGACTCGACTGACGAGTTTGCAAACCGGCGAGAGTGACGTTATCGAAGAGATTCCGCCCAAGCTCTGGAAACAAGTCAAGAACATGGGTGATGCGAGCATCGAGTCCACGGTCGGCATGGGCTACTTCTACCTCGCGTTTAACTGCAAGAACGGACCGACGGCCGATCCGAAGGTTCGTGAAGCGATCGACTACTGCTTCGACATGGATCAAGCGGTGTCGAATTTCGTCGAACCAACTGGTGTTCGCCAGTACAGTCCGCTTCCACAGCAGATTTCGAAGCAATGGGAGTTCCCATTAGATAAATGGAAGTCTATTGCGCACGGCAAGAACATCGATAAGGCCAAGCAAATGTTTGATGAAGCGGATTCAGTGCCGGACAACTGGAACGCGAACATCATCGTCCCGCCGGACGACAAGCGCGAACAGTTGGGTGTCACGGTCGCGAACGGCATCAAGGAGGCCGGGTACAACGCCAACGTCCAACGACTGGACTGGGGTGCGTTCCTCGACAAGTACGTCTCGGGTGACCCGAACGATTACAACATGTACACGCTCGGCTGGTCTGGCGGTCCCGACCCCGACGACTTCCTTTATTACTTCTTCACTGAGGAGTCCCACGGAACGACGGATGGTACCTTCTACAACGGTGTCAGTGACAAGGTCGTAGAAGCGCGGAAGAGTCCGGATCACAGCGAACGGAAAAAGTTGTATACGGAGGCCATCACTAAACTGCTAGAAGATCGGGCGCATCTTCCAGCATACAACCTGAAAAACAGCTATGGGATGAAAGACAACGTTCAAGGGTTCGAAGCGCATCCGGTGTTGAGCTTCGCCCTCGCGACGAGCTACACGAACGCCTCCATCGGTTCGCAGTAGCGCTATCCCCCCGTTTCAATAAAAATTATCGATAACATACATGGGAATAATTCGATACACTATTAGTCGTCTGCTACAGGCGATCCCGGTTCTGATCGGTATCGTAACAATAACATTTCTGCTTACGAATGCGATTCCGGGGGACCCCGTTCAGATCATGCTCGGTCCGTCCCCGAGCGCTGAGTTAGTCGAGGAAATCAGGGCACAGTACGGATTAAACCAACCGCTTCCGGTACGATACGTGAACTATCTCACCGCGGTCGCTCAGGGGGACTTCGGTCAGAGTATCTACTACCAGACACCCGTCGTGACGAAGATCATGGAGCGACTACCGGTGACGCTCCTGCTCATGCTCTCTAGTTTCACGTTCGCACTAGTGACGGCCATTCCGCTCGGCATCATCTCCGCGAAGCGTCGGAACCAGCCAACGGACCACATTTCACGTATCGTTGCCCTGTTAGGTGTCAGTACGCCGTCGTTCTGGATTGGCCTGATGCTCATCATCGTCTTCGCGTACCACCTAAACGTACTTCCAGCGACGGGACTGGTCCTCCCGTGGGCGAACCCCAGTTCAGTCGATGGAGCATCATCACAATCCGATGTTCTCTGGGAATCGTTCACCCATCTGCTCTTGCCGACCCTCTCGCTCGGAACCCTTCAAATGGCGGCGATTACCCGAATCGAACGGTCGTCGATGTTGGAGGTT
The window above is part of the Haladaptatus caseinilyticus genome. Proteins encoded here:
- a CDS encoding ABC transporter substrate-binding protein, with protein sequence MTNKQNTPDKLKRRRLLQGVGAIGIASLAGCSGNSNDGSSPNSGGQQSSGGKLTLAQVKSPLEFDPIVLNDVPSTQVADRVFEGLYTYDSGINLVPKLAKGEPKVKNKGKTYVVELKEGSKFQNGDPVAPEDVKYSFEAPIKEETENAAELNMIDSISTSGDRTIQFDLKYPYAPFNNVLTWSVVPKKVREKDKKKFNKKKPVGSGPFKFDSWQEGKMAKISRWEDYWDEPKPNLAEVEYKPVEEPTTRLTSLQTGESDVIEEIPPKLWKQVKNMGDASIESTVGMGYFYLAFNCKNGPTADPKVREAIDYCFDMDQAVSNFVEPTGVRQYSPLPQQISKQWEFPLDKWKSIAHGKNIDKAKQMFDEADSVPDNWNANIIVPPDDKREQLGVTVANGIKEAGYNANVQRLDWGAFLDKYVSGDPNDYNMYTLGWSGGPDPDDFLYYFFTEESHGTTDGTFYNGVSDKVVEARKSPDHSERKKLYTEAITKLLEDRAHLPAYNLKNSYGMKDNVQGFEAHPVLSFALATSYTNASIGSQ
- a CDS encoding ABC transporter permease, whose protein sequence is MGIIRYTISRLLQAIPVLIGIVTITFLLTNAIPGDPVQIMLGPSPSAELVEEIRAQYGLNQPLPVRYVNYLTAVAQGDFGQSIYYQTPVVTKIMERLPVTLLLMLSSFTFALVTAIPLGIISAKRRNQPTDHISRIVALLGVSTPSFWIGLMLIIVFAYHLNVLPATGLVLPWANPSSVDGASSQSDVLWESFTHLLLPTLSLGTLQMAAITRIERSSMLEVLEQEYVKLARAYGVTERTILRKHAFRNAQLPVITVVGLQLTSALGGAVLTETVFNINGMGRLIITAINNQDYPLVMGTTIFFGLTFVIGVVLTDLSYAYIDPRVTYDEVN